The window CCGAGGGGGATTTTACGCGCAGCAGCGCTGCAAGGTGCCTTTCCGGGGCCTAGGGACAATTCCCTATGCTCCCCGGCGGACGTTTCATTCCGGGGGTCAGTTCAGAACCGCGAAATTGACGATCATCTTGCGCAGATCGGGCTCCAGCCCTTCGGGCAATTCGCGTTCGAGCATATCGCGCCGATTGGCGATGCTTTCGGCAATCAACACGCGTTTCATCGCCCAATCGGGGCAGGCGCGCGCTTCGATCGTGCGCTTGTCGAGCACCGAGACCCCCGAATGGCGCGGATCGGCGGTGATCGTGTCCATCAACGCGGTCACCTCGCGCTCCTCTCCTTCAAGCAGTTGGAGGAAGTTGCGGCCATTGAACAGCAGCAGCCCCGTGATCCCGCGTTCCGGGTTGTTCCGCGCGCTCGCAGCGAGGATGGCGTCCACCTCCTCGCGCGGCAGGGTCGGCGCGGTGCTGATGTAAAGATACTGACTGAGCACGTAATCCCGTCCGTCCGTCTGCGGCCCGACCCCCCGGCCCGTTGATGATTTACTGGTTCATCGTCGCGAAGAAATCTTCGTTTGTCTTGGAATCCTTCATCTTGTCGAGCAGGAATTCCATCGCATCTACGGTGCCCATCTGCATCAGGATGCGGCGTAGCACCCACATCTTCGACAGATTGTCCTTCTGGACCAGCAGTTCTTCCTTGCGGGTGCCCGACTTGCCGACATCCAATGCGGGGAAGATGCGCTTGTCCGAAACCTTGCGGTCGAGCACGATTTCGCTGTTGCCGGTGCCCTTGAACTCTTCGAAGATCACTTCGTCCATGCGGCTGCCGGTGTCGATCAGCGCGGTGGCGATGATCGAAAGGCTGCCGCCTTCCTCGATGTTGCGCGCGGCACCGAAGAAGCGCTTGGGCCGCTGCAATGCGTTGGCATCGACACCGCCGGTCAGCACCTTGCCCGAGGACGGCACCACGGTGTTGTAAGCACGGCCCAGACGCGTGATCGAATCGAGCAGGATGACCACGTCATGCTTGTGCTCGACCAGACGCTTGGCCTTTTCGATCACCATTTCAGCAACTTGCACGTGGCGGTTGGCCGGCTCGTCGAAGGTCGAGGAGATCACCTCGCCCTTCACCGAACGCTGCATGTCGGTGACTTCCTCGGGGCGTTCGTCGACCAGCAGGACGATCAGGAACACCTCGGGGTGGTTGTCAGTGATCGCCTTGGCGATGTTCTGCAGCAGCACGGTCTTGCCGGTGCGCGGCGGTGCGACGATCAGCGCGCGCTGGCCCTTGCCCTGCGGCGCGATGATGTCGATCACCCGCGCGCTCTTGTCCTTCACCGTCGGGTCGAGCGTGTCGAGGCTCAGTTTGCTGTCGGGATAGAGCGGGGTGAGGTTGTCGAAATTGGTGCGCAGACGCACCGCTTCGGGATCGTCGAAATTGACCTTGGCGAGCGTGGTCAGCGCAAAATAGCGTTCGCCTTCGCGCGGCGCGCGGATTTCGCCTTCGACCGTGTCACCCGTGCGCAGGCCCCAGCGGCGGACCTGGTTGGGCGAGACATAAATATCGTCCGGCCCGGCAAGGTAGTTCGCCTCGGGGCTGCGCAGGAAGCCGAAGCCGTCCTGCAGCACCTCGATGGTGCCGATCCCCATGATCTTTTCTTCGTATTCCTCGTCCTCGGCCAGTTCGCGCAGGATCGAGAAGAGCAGATCCTGCCGGCGCATGGTTGAGGCGCCCTCGACGCCGAGTTCTTCCGCCATCGCGACCAGTTCGGCCGGGGTCTTTCGCTTGAGGTCTTTGAGATGCATTGTGTCAGTGTTCCGAAAGTCTTGAAATTGGCCGGTCGGTCAGTGCCGCCCGTGGCAGGCGGTGCCCCTGTGGCGGGGCTGGGCTTGGAGAAAGCAGACCATAGGCGCGCGGGTTGACGCTCCGCCTACCGGAAAGGTGTGATCGAAATAGATGCCCCCGCGTTCGAGGTCAATTGTCCAAATGGGGTGCGTCAGAAGGGCTTGAGATAGACCAGCAGCACGATCAGCACGAGCAACAGGCCCGGCACCTCGCCGATCATCCGCAGCGTCTTTTCGGACAGCGGGCGTTCGCCCCGCGCCATCTTCTTCGTCTGCGCGACCAGCCAGCCATGATAGCCGGTCAGCACCAGCACCAGCGTCAGCTTGGCGTGCAGCCAGCCCGAGGCGAACCACCCGCCGCCGTAAGCCATGCTCAACCCAAGCACCCAGACGATGATCAGTGAAGGCGTGAGGATGATTGTGCGCAGCTTGCCCATCCGCGTCGCCCACTTTGCTTCGCCGGGCGAACCGGGCAGGTGGTCGAGCATGTAGATGCACTGGCGCGGCAGCATGAACAGCCCGGCAAGCCAGAACACCATGAAGATCACATGGCCCGATTTCAGGAACAGATAGATCGACGAAAGCAATTCCTGCATCGTTTCAGCCTCTTAACGCGCGAAGCAATTCCTCGACGTGGGGAATGGGGGTGAACTGCCCGATTCCGTGGCCAAGGTTAAAGACATGGGGGCGATCCTCGAAGGCATCGACGATCGTTTTGACCCGCGCGGCCATTGCCGGGCCGCCCGCTTCGAGCAGCAGCGGATCGAAATTGCCCTGCACCGGCATTCCGGCAGGCAGGCTGGCATGGGCCCAGGCGGGGTCGAGCGTCTCGTCAAGCCCGACCGCGTCCACCCCGGTTTCGCGCGCATAGGCGGGCAGCTTCGCGCCCGAACCTTTCGGGAAGCCGATCACGGGCGTATCGGGGTGCGACTGCTTCAGTTTGGCAGTGATCGCGGCGTTGGGTGCGATCACCCATTTTTCGAACTGGTCGGGCGCGAGGCTCCCTGCCCAGCTATCGAACAATTGCACCGCTTCCGCGCCGGCATCTATCTGACCGCGCAGATAGACCACCGACACCTCGACGATCGCATCGATGATCGCCTGCATCCGCGCAGGATCGCGGTAGGCAAGCAGCCGCGCTGCGCCCTGATCCTTGGAGCCCTGACCTGCGATCATGTAGGTCGCGACCGTCCAGGGGCTCCCCGCAAAGCCGAGCATGGTCACCTGCGGCCCGATCATCGCCCGCGTGCGGCGCACGGTTTCGTAAACCGGCTCGAACCGCTCGAACGCGGGGGTGAAGCTGTCGAGCTCGACCTCGAGCAGGGTGGGTGAGAGATGCGGCCCTTCCCCGGCGAGAAATTGCAGCCCCTGCCCCATCGCGTGCGGCACGATCAGGATGTCGGAAAACAGGATCGCCCCGTCGAACCCGAACCGCCGCAGAGGCTGAACCGTGATCTCGGCAGCGGCCTCGCTGTCATAGACGAGCTCGAGAAAGCCGCCCTTGTCCGCACGAAGTTCCCGATATTCAGGCAGATAGCGCCCGGCCTGACGCATCAGCCATACGGGCGGCACAGGTTGGCGGTGACCTTTGAGCGTGTCGAGAAGCGGACCGGGCATAGGGCTCCTTAAAACAAAAAAAAGAGATTCTTAAAGGATTGATGGAGTCTGTTGGCCCTGTGGAAAGCGGGAATTACCGGGCTCTGCCCGATTGCCCCCAGAATGTCCCCCTGACTCCTGCCCCATCGAATCCGCACGGATTGGACGTCAAGCTGGCTTTATCCTCGTTCTTCACAGGCTGTCGACAAAACTTGTCCCGTGTGCACAAATACCCCTGTGAAAAGGCCGGGAGCGGGTATGAAAAAGCGTCCCCAGCTTGTCCGCATCCTCCTCCCGTGGTTTATGCCGCGATCTGTCCACAGGCTGCCCTGCATGAACCGACTCAATCTGCATCTGGTGTCGGATTCGACCGGCGAGACCCTCGAAATGATCGCCAAGGCGGCGCTGGCGCAGTTCGATAACCCGACAGTGAGCCGCCATTTCTGGCCGATGGTGCGCTCGCTCCAGCATCTCGATCGGATCGTTCCCGAGCTCGCCGCGCATCCGGGGCTGGTATTCTATACGCTGGTGAACCCCGACACGCGCACGCGGCTGGAGGAGCATTGCCGCATGCTGGGCCTGCCCGCGGTCCCCGTGCTCGATCAGGTCACCGCCGCGCTCGAGGCGCAGCTTGGCCAGGCCGCGCAGGGGCGCCCGGGTCGCCAGCACATGATGGACGAGAATTACTTCAAACGCGTCGAGGCGATCCAGTACACGATCGCGCATGACGATGGCCTTGCGCACGAGGATTGGGAGGAAGCCGATATCCTCCTGGTGGGTGTATCGCGTTCATCGAAAACGCCGACCTCGATCTATCTCGCCAACCGCGGCTACAAGGTCGCCAATATTCCGCTCGTGGTTGAAAGCCCCCCGCCCCAGACTTTGTACCGGCTGCGGCATCCGCTGGTGGTGGGCCTGACCACCAGCCCTGAACGGCTGATCCAGATCCGCCGCAACCGTCTGCTGTCGCTCAACGAAGCGACCGAAACCGCCTATGTCGACAACGACAAGGTCAAGGCCGAGCTGCAATTCGCGCGGCGATTGTTCGGCGACAATGGCTGGCCGGTGATCGACGTCACCCGACGCTCGATCGAGGAGACCGCCGCGGCGATCATCCGTCTGGCGCAGGACCGCGACCGCAAACCCGCCAGCGAAGGCGGCACGGGAAAACCGATATGACACTTGTTCTTGCCAGCAAATCCGCTTCGCGCCGCGCGATGCTCGACGCCGCAGGGGTCGCCTATCTGAGCATCCCCGCCGATATCGACGAGCGCGCGGTCGAAGCCGGGCTGCACGGCGCCCTGCCCGCCGACATTGCCGAGGCGCTGAGCGTCGCCAAGGCGGCGGCGGTGGCCGCAGATCACCCGGATGCGCTGGTGCTGGGGTCGGATTCGCTGGTGGTGTGCGATCGCCGCCGCTTCGACAAGCCTGCAAGCCGTGAAGAGGCCGCCGAGCATCTGCGGTTCTTCTCGGGCCGGGTGATCGAGCTTCATTCGGCAGCGGCACTGGTGAAGGACGGCGGCTGCGTGTGGAGCCATGCGAGCCTCGCGCGGCTTCGGGTGCGCGCGCTTTCGGAGGAATTCATCGAACATTATCTTGGCCTTGAATGGCCCGCGATCGGCCACACGGTCGGCGCGTTCAGGATCGAGGGGCCGGGGGTGCAATTGTTCGATTCGATCGAGGGCGACCAGTTCACCGTGCTCGGCATGCCACTGCTGCCACTGCTCGGCGCGCTGCGCGAAGAGGGAGTGCTGATCGCATGACCAGGCCCTATGCCGAGGTGATCGGCGATCCGATCGCACAATCGAAATCGCCCGCGATCCACGGGTTCTGGCTCGAAAAGCTCGGGATCGATGCCGAATATCGCGCGTGCTATGTCACAGCGGAGCAATTGCCCGATTACCTTGCCGCGCGGCGCGGCGATCCCGATTGGCGCGGGTGCAATGTCACCATGCCGCACAAACAGGCGGTGATCGGGCTCTTGGGGCGGATCGATCCGCTGGCGCAGAGCATCGGTGCGGTCAACACCATTACCCGCGCGGGCGACGGTGCGCTGGTAGGCAGCAACACCGATGCCGCAGGCTTTCTCGAACCGCTCGCCGACGATCTTGCCGCGACGCATTATTTCCGCATGGCACGGATCATCGGCACCGGCGGCGCGGCGCGCGCGGTGATCGCGGCGCTGGCGGATAAGGGCTTTACGCTGGTGGTCGCGGGCCGCGATCCGGGCAAGGCGCGCGCGCTGCTCGATGAACTTGCCGCGGGCGGAGAGCATCACGCGATCGCGCTCAGCCATTTTGCCGATCCCACCGACTTCGCCTTCGACGACCGCGAGGCGTGTCTCGATCTCGTTATCAACGCCTCCAGCCTCGGGATGGTGGGGCAGCCCCCCCTGCCCTTCGACTGGAGCCACGCCCCGCCCGGCAGCATCGCCTATGACATCGTCACCGCGCCGCGCGACACGCCGTTCCTGCAAGGCGCGCGCGCGAAGGGGCTACGCACGGTCGACGGGCTCGCCATGCTGATCGGCCAGGCCGCCGCGGCGTTCGAAAAGTTCTTCGGCAAATCCCCGCCGCGCGAACATGATGCGGCCTTGCGCGAAATGCTCACCCGATGAGCGGGCCGAAGATCATCGGCCTGACCGGAAGCATCGGCATGGGCAAGTCGACCGTCGCCGCGATGTTTGCAGAGGCCGGCATTCCGGTGTTCGATGCCGATGCCGAGGTGCGCGCAATGCAGGGCCCCGGCGGCGAATTGCTGCCCGCGATCGAAGCGGCCTTCCCCGGATCGACCGGCGCGACCGGGGTCGACCGCGATGCGTTGGGCAAGACCGTGTTTGCCGACAAATCGGCGCTCGCCCGGCTCGAGGCCATCGTCCATCCAGCGGTGGTGACAAAACGTGCTGCCTTTCTTGCGGCGAATGCGGGCAAGCGCGCGGTGGTGTTCGATATCCCGCTCTTGTTCGAACGCGGCGGGCACGAAGCGGTCGATCTGGTCGTCGTCGTCTCCGCACCTGCCGATGTGCAGCGTGCGCGGGTGCTGGCGCGGCCGGGGATGACCACGGAGAAATTCGAACACATTCTGGGCCTGCAATTACCCGATGCCGACAAGCGCGCGCGCG is drawn from Erythrobacter neustonensis and contains these coding sequences:
- the rho gene encoding transcription termination factor Rho, coding for MHLKDLKRKTPAELVAMAEELGVEGASTMRRQDLLFSILRELAEDEEYEEKIMGIGTIEVLQDGFGFLRSPEANYLAGPDDIYVSPNQVRRWGLRTGDTVEGEIRAPREGERYFALTTLAKVNFDDPEAVRLRTNFDNLTPLYPDSKLSLDTLDPTVKDKSARVIDIIAPQGKGQRALIVAPPRTGKTVLLQNIAKAITDNHPEVFLIVLLVDERPEEVTDMQRSVKGEVISSTFDEPANRHVQVAEMVIEKAKRLVEHKHDVVILLDSITRLGRAYNTVVPSSGKVLTGGVDANALQRPKRFFGAARNIEEGGSLSIIATALIDTGSRMDEVIFEEFKGTGNSEIVLDRKVSDKRIFPALDVGKSGTRKEELLVQKDNLSKMWVLRRILMQMGTVDAMEFLLDKMKDSKTNEDFFATMNQ
- a CDS encoding CopD family protein; protein product: MQELLSSIYLFLKSGHVIFMVFWLAGLFMLPRQCIYMLDHLPGSPGEAKWATRMGKLRTIILTPSLIIVWVLGLSMAYGGGWFASGWLHAKLTLVLVLTGYHGWLVAQTKKMARGERPLSEKTLRMIGEVPGLLLVLIVLLVYLKPF
- a CDS encoding BLUF domain-containing protein, whose translation is MLSQYLYISTAPTLPREEVDAILAASARNNPERGITGLLLFNGRNFLQLLEGEEREVTALMDTITADPRHSGVSVLDKRTIEARACPDWAMKRVLIAESIANRRDMLERELPEGLEPDLRKMIVNFAVLN
- the coaE gene encoding dephospho-CoA kinase (Dephospho-CoA kinase (CoaE) performs the final step in coenzyme A biosynthesis.), with the protein product MSGPKIIGLTGSIGMGKSTVAAMFAEAGIPVFDADAEVRAMQGPGGELLPAIEAAFPGSTGATGVDRDALGKTVFADKSALARLEAIVHPAVVTKRAAFLAANAGKRAVVFDIPLLFERGGHEAVDLVVVVSAPADVQRARVLARPGMTTEKFEHILGLQLPDADKRARADHVIDTSLSMAQTRAQVEALIAAL
- the hemE gene encoding uroporphyrinogen decarboxylase; translated protein: MPGPLLDTLKGHRQPVPPVWLMRQAGRYLPEYRELRADKGGFLELVYDSEAAAEITVQPLRRFGFDGAILFSDILIVPHAMGQGLQFLAGEGPHLSPTLLEVELDSFTPAFERFEPVYETVRRTRAMIGPQVTMLGFAGSPWTVATYMIAGQGSKDQGAARLLAYRDPARMQAIIDAIVEVSVVYLRGQIDAGAEAVQLFDSWAGSLAPDQFEKWVIAPNAAITAKLKQSHPDTPVIGFPKGSGAKLPAYARETGVDAVGLDETLDPAWAHASLPAGMPVQGNFDPLLLEAGGPAMAARVKTIVDAFEDRPHVFNLGHGIGQFTPIPHVEELLRALRG
- the aroE gene encoding shikimate dehydrogenase — encoded protein: MTRPYAEVIGDPIAQSKSPAIHGFWLEKLGIDAEYRACYVTAEQLPDYLAARRGDPDWRGCNVTMPHKQAVIGLLGRIDPLAQSIGAVNTITRAGDGALVGSNTDAAGFLEPLADDLAATHYFRMARIIGTGGAARAVIAALADKGFTLVVAGRDPGKARALLDELAAGGEHHAIALSHFADPTDFAFDDREACLDLVINASSLGMVGQPPLPFDWSHAPPGSIAYDIVTAPRDTPFLQGARAKGLRTVDGLAMLIGQAAAAFEKFFGKSPPREHDAALREMLTR
- a CDS encoding pyruvate, water dikinase regulatory protein; amino-acid sequence: MNRLNLHLVSDSTGETLEMIAKAALAQFDNPTVSRHFWPMVRSLQHLDRIVPELAAHPGLVFYTLVNPDTRTRLEEHCRMLGLPAVPVLDQVTAALEAQLGQAAQGRPGRQHMMDENYFKRVEAIQYTIAHDDGLAHEDWEEADILLVGVSRSSKTPTSIYLANRGYKVANIPLVVESPPPQTLYRLRHPLVVGLTTSPERLIQIRRNRLLSLNEATETAYVDNDKVKAELQFARRLFGDNGWPVIDVTRRSIEETAAAIIRLAQDRDRKPASEGGTGKPI
- a CDS encoding Maf family protein: MTLVLASKSASRRAMLDAAGVAYLSIPADIDERAVEAGLHGALPADIAEALSVAKAAAVAADHPDALVLGSDSLVVCDRRRFDKPASREEAAEHLRFFSGRVIELHSAAALVKDGGCVWSHASLARLRVRALSEEFIEHYLGLEWPAIGHTVGAFRIEGPGVQLFDSIEGDQFTVLGMPLLPLLGALREEGVLIA